In Pyrus communis chromosome 1, drPyrComm1.1, whole genome shotgun sequence, the following are encoded in one genomic region:
- the LOC137712458 gene encoding pentatricopeptide repeat-containing protein At2g36240: MKKLRGPIAIPLLEQRNPKNTKPPLSPIPNPTLPGAPKTPSIPLPTQTLSHTSNHTHLLNFLKTHIKNPPFTPQTLLHFLQSKLHHHPTFTHFDFHIFNWASSVDSFRHDHSTFEWMARTLAISDRFPELSSLLGFMVANPCPCSDGIFSCPRTEPIFQFAINAYCRVGRLGDALNAFDSMRKLIDGRPSVVVYNILINGFVKHSQHDQALGLYDKMIKDRVKANVYTFNILISSFCRNSEFGLALELFKDMREKGCSPNVVSFNTLIKGFFRERKFEDGIGMAYEMIDFGCKFSSVTCEILVDGLCREGWVLEACELLIDFSRKRVLPKSYDYLSLVGVLCKKGSSGRALEVVDELWRTGNVPSLITCTTLIEGLRRLGRMDEASGLMKRMLEEGSVPDIVTFNCLLQDLCNLGRTVEADSLRRFSSSKGLELDSTAYRILVSGYSREGRRKEGEVLVDDMLDRGFIPDIATYNRLIDGLTS, encoded by the coding sequence ATGAAAAAGCTGAGAGGACCAATTGCCATACCACTGCTGGAGCAGCGAAACCCTAAAAACACAAAGCCACCACTGTCTCCAATTCCAAACCCAACACTTCCTGGTGCACCCAAAACCCCATCAATTCCTCTCCCCACCCAAACTCTCTCCCACACCTCTAACCACACCCACCTCCTCAACTTCCTCAAAACCCATATTAAGAACCCACCATTCACACCCCAAACCCTCCTCCATTTCCTCCAGTCCAAGCTCCACCACCACCCCACATTCACCCACTTCGACTTCCACATCTTCAACTGGGCCTCCTCCGTCGACTCCTTCCGCCACGACCACTCCACGTTCGAATGGATGGCTCGCACCCTCGCAATCTCAGACCGATTTCCCGAGTTGAGTTCCCTCCTTGGCTTCATGGTCGCTAACCCTTGTCCTTGCTCCGATGGTATTTTTTCTTGCCCAAGAACAGAACCCATTTTCCAATTTGCCATTAATGCTTACTGCAGGGTTGGGAGATTGGGTGATGCTTTGAATGCATTTGATTCTATGCGGAAATTGATTGATGGCAGGCCTAGTGTTGTGGTTTACAACATTTTGATTAATGGGTTTGTGAAACATAGCCAACATGATCAGGCTCTGGGGTTGTATGATAAGATGATTAAGGATAGAGTTAAGGCCAATGTTTATACCTTTAACATTCTGATTAGTAGTTTTTGTCGTAATTCAGAGTTCGGGTTAGCTTTGGAGCTGTTTAAGGATATGAGGGAGAAGGGGTGTAGTCCCAATGTGGTGAGTTTCAATACTTTGATAAAGGGGTTCTTTAGGGAGAGGAAATTTGAGGATGGGATAGGGATGGCTTATGAGATGATTGACTTTGGTTGCAAGTTTTCGAGTGTCACTTGTGAGATTTTGGTCGATGGACTTTGTAGAGAAGGTTGGGTTTTGGAGGCGTGTGAATTGTTGATAGATTTTTCGAGGAAAAGAGTGTTGCCTAAATCTTATGATTATCTCAGTCTTGTTGGGGTGCTTTGTAAGAAGGGAAGTTCGGGTAGAGCGTTGGAGGTAGTGGATGAGCTATGGAGGACAGGAAATGTTCCGAGCTTGATCACTTGCACAACTTTGATTGAGGGCTTGCGGAGATTAGGGAGAATGGATGAAGCTTCTGGATTGATGAAAAGGATGCTTGAAGAGGGTTCAGTTCCAGATATCGTGACTTTTAATTGTCTCCTTCAAGACCTTTGCAATTTGGGGAGAACAGTGGAGGCAGATAGTCTTAGGAGGTTTTCGTCGAGCAAAGGTTTGGAGTTAGACAGCACAGCTTATAGGATTTTGGTATCTGGATATtcaagagaaggaagaagaaaggaggGGGAAGTGCTTGTGGATGACATGCTTGATAGGGGGTTTATCCCTGATATTGCTACATATAATAGATTGATTGACGGGCTTACTAGTTAA